In Fusobacterium perfoetens, one genomic interval encodes:
- a CDS encoding NAD(P)/FAD-dependent oxidoreductase, protein MRYDLVVVGGGPAGLAAAIEAKKNGIESILVIERDKELGGILQQCIHNGFGLHEFKEQLTGPEYAGRFIDQLKEMKIEYKLDTMVLDVTPEKQIHAINSVDGYMLIEAKAVILAMGCRERTRGAIGIPGERPAGVFTAGAAQRFVNMEGYMVGKKVLILGSGDIGLIMARRMTLEGAEVKAVVELMPFSGGLARNIAQCLNDYNIPLYLSHTVIDIQGKERVEKVVIAKVDENRKPIPGTEKEYEVDTLLLSVGLIPENDISRATGVMIDGRTSGAVVNEVMETNIEGIFACGNVLHVHDLVDFVSAEARKAGAAAAKYIKGQLTSGEYIELKNGFGIGYTVPQKFRLNNVDKGLEVFMRVRNIYKNMTLQVKDGENVILSLKKPHVAPGEMEKIMIPKSKLETIKGKEIVVELVGGDK, encoded by the coding sequence ATGAGATATGATTTAGTAGTAGTTGGTGGAGGACCAGCAGGATTAGCTGCAGCTATTGAAGCTAAGAAAAACGGAATTGAAAGTATTTTAGTTATAGAAAGAGATAAAGAATTAGGTGGAATTTTACAACAATGTATCCACAATGGATTTGGATTACATGAGTTTAAAGAACAGTTAACAGGACCTGAGTATGCTGGAAGATTTATAGACCAATTAAAAGAGATGAAAATTGAATATAAACTAGATACAATGGTTTTAGATGTAACTCCAGAAAAACAAATTCACGCAATAAATAGTGTTGACGGATATATGTTAATTGAAGCCAAAGCTGTTATTCTTGCTATGGGTTGCAGAGAAAGAACAAGAGGAGCTATCGGAATTCCAGGAGAAAGACCAGCTGGAGTATTTACAGCAGGGGCAGCTCAAAGATTTGTTAATATGGAAGGATATATGGTAGGTAAAAAAGTTCTTATTCTAGGTTCTGGAGATATAGGACTTATTATGGCAAGACGTATGACTTTAGAAGGGGCAGAAGTAAAAGCCGTTGTAGAACTTATGCCATTCTCTGGAGGGTTAGCAAGAAATATTGCTCAATGTTTAAATGACTATAATATTCCTCTATATTTAAGCCACACTGTAATAGATATTCAAGGAAAAGAAAGAGTTGAAAAAGTTGTAATAGCAAAAGTTGATGAAAATAGAAAACCTATTCCAGGAACTGAAAAAGAATATGAAGTAGATACTTTACTTCTATCAGTTGGATTAATTCCAGAAAATGATATTTCGAGAGCAACTGGTGTTATGATAGATGGAAGAACTTCAGGAGCTGTTGTAAACGAAGTTATGGAAACAAACATTGAAGGAATATTTGCTTGTGGAAATGTTTTACACGTTCACGATCTTGTTGACTTTGTAAGTGCTGAAGCGAGAAAAGCTGGAGCTGCTGCAGCAAAATATATTAAAGGACAATTAACATCTGGAGAATATATAGAACTTAAAAATGGATTTGGAATTGGATATACAGTTCCTCAAAAATTCAGATTAAATAATGTGGATAAAGGTCTAGAAGTATTTATGAGAGTTAGAAATATTTATAAAAATATGACTCTTCAAGTGAAAGATGGAGAAAATGTTATTTTAAGTTTGAAAAAACCTCACGTAGCTCCAGGAGAAATGGAAAAAATAATGATACCAAAATCTAAACTTGAAACAATAAAAGGTAAAGAAATTGTTGTAGAACTTGTAGGAGGGGATAAATAA
- a CDS encoding DUF1667 domain-containing protein → MKKEMICIVCPMGCHLTIDTETLDVKGNTCPRGAEYAKEELVAPKRVITSTVRIEGGLHRRMPVKTDGAIPKDLNFKCMEELAKVLLHSPVKTGDVVIKNVLGTGVDVVACRDM, encoded by the coding sequence ATGAAAAAAGAGATGATATGTATTGTTTGTCCAATGGGTTGTCATTTAACAATAGATACTGAAACATTAGATGTAAAAGGAAATACTTGTCCAAGAGGAGCAGAGTACGCAAAAGAGGAGTTAGTAGCTCCAAAAAGAGTTATAACATCAACAGTGAGAATTGAAGGTGGACTTCATAGAAGAATGCCTGTAAAAACAGACGGTGCTATTCCAAAAGATTTAAACTTTAAATGTATGGAAGAATTAGCAAAAGTTTTATTACATTCACCAGTAAAAACAGGAGATGTTGTTATAAAAAATGTTTTGGGAACAGGTGTTGATGTAGTAGCTTGTAGAGATATGTAA